From Sphingomonas nostoxanthinifaciens, a single genomic window includes:
- a CDS encoding response regulator, giving the protein MRVLLVEDDAALGEAIARQLRAENFAVDLATNGEDGGHLGATERYDAAILDLGLPKRDGLSILQEWRAEGATLPVLILTARDGWSDKVQGFKAGADDYLTKPFRIDELVMRLRALVRRASGHAASIITCGPLAFDSSTGQFELDGLPLRLTAFEWRVLSALMLRKEIVVERMDLLERVYEGDADVDSNSLEVIVGRLRRKIGADRIETVRGRGYRLTAEAA; this is encoded by the coding sequence ATGCGCGTGCTGCTGGTCGAGGATGATGCTGCGCTGGGCGAAGCGATCGCACGGCAATTGCGCGCGGAGAACTTCGCCGTCGATCTCGCGACGAATGGCGAGGATGGCGGCCATCTCGGCGCGACCGAACGCTACGATGCCGCCATCCTCGATCTCGGCCTGCCCAAGCGCGACGGGCTCTCGATCCTGCAGGAGTGGCGCGCGGAGGGCGCGACGCTGCCCGTGCTGATCCTCACCGCGCGCGACGGCTGGTCGGACAAGGTGCAGGGCTTCAAGGCGGGCGCCGACGATTATCTCACCAAGCCGTTCCGGATCGACGAACTAGTGATGCGGCTGCGGGCGCTGGTGCGTCGCGCCAGCGGGCATGCGGCGAGCATCATCACCTGCGGCCCGCTCGCTTTCGACAGCTCGACCGGGCAATTCGAGCTCGATGGCCTTCCGTTGCGGTTGACCGCATTCGAATGGCGCGTGCTGTCGGCGCTCATGCTGCGCAAGGAGATCGTGGTCGAGCGAATGGACCTGCTGGAGCGCGTCTACGAGGGCGATGCCGACGTCGATTCGAACTCGCTCGAGGTGATTGTCGGCCGGCTGCGCCGCAAGATTGGCGCCGACCGGATCGAGACCGTGCGCGGCCGGGGCTATCGCCTCACGGCAGAGGCCGCGTGA
- a CDS encoding efflux RND transporter periplasmic adaptor subunit, with protein sequence MQSDAAAPRAPKGLKTAGIVAVVVAIGVVAAGTVARHHDADQAQDWSDARSIPTVHLIPVKAAPDSTALSLPGTMQAWNGAHLYARVGGYLKAWYKDIGAKVGTGAVLGVIDTPELDQQIVQARAAVTRAKADAALARSTAARWNDLLSTNSVSHQEADEKNGALAARNAAVQAAEADLGRFVAMKSFATLRAPFAGTVTARVADIGDLVGPGATNQQPLFSIADVHRVRIYVSVPQAYSASMKQGLGATVTVPDYPGRSWKGQVIGSSGAINGQTGTFQVQLVTDNPGEALKPGGYALVRFDVPDRAGGATIPSSTLIFRAQGTQVATVRPDGHVHLLSIAVGRDLGGTVEIDDGLKAGMQIVDNPPDSIAEGELVRVGTKTNG encoded by the coding sequence ATGCAGAGTGACGCCGCGGCGCCGCGCGCGCCCAAAGGCCTCAAGACCGCCGGCATCGTCGCAGTGGTCGTCGCGATCGGCGTAGTCGCAGCGGGCACGGTCGCCCGCCACCACGATGCGGATCAGGCGCAGGATTGGTCGGACGCGCGCTCGATCCCGACGGTCCACCTGATCCCGGTCAAGGCCGCGCCGGATTCCACGGCGCTCAGCCTGCCCGGCACGATGCAGGCGTGGAACGGCGCGCATCTCTATGCCCGCGTCGGCGGCTATCTGAAGGCGTGGTACAAGGATATCGGCGCGAAGGTCGGCACCGGCGCCGTGCTCGGCGTGATCGACACGCCCGAGCTCGACCAGCAGATCGTGCAGGCGCGCGCGGCGGTCACCCGCGCCAAGGCCGATGCCGCGCTTGCCCGCAGCACCGCCGCGCGCTGGAACGACCTGCTCTCGACCAACTCGGTCAGCCATCAGGAAGCCGACGAGAAGAACGGCGCGCTCGCCGCCCGCAACGCAGCGGTGCAGGCGGCCGAGGCGGATCTCGGCCGGTTCGTCGCGATGAAGAGTTTCGCGACGCTGCGGGCGCCTTTCGCCGGGACGGTCACCGCGCGTGTCGCCGATATCGGCGATCTGGTCGGCCCCGGCGCCACCAATCAGCAACCGCTCTTCTCGATCGCCGACGTGCACCGCGTGCGCATCTATGTCAGCGTGCCGCAGGCTTATTCCGCCTCGATGAAGCAGGGACTCGGGGCGACCGTCACCGTGCCCGATTATCCGGGACGAAGCTGGAAGGGACAGGTAATCGGCTCGTCCGGCGCGATCAACGGCCAGACCGGCACCTTCCAGGTCCAGCTCGTCACCGACAATCCCGGCGAAGCGCTGAAGCCCGGCGGCTATGCGCTCGTCCGCTTCGACGTGCCCGACCGCGCCGGCGGCGCGACGATCCCGTCGAGCACCCTGATCTTCCGCGCGCAGGGCACGCAGGTCGCGACCGTCCGGCCCGACGGCCATGTCCACCTGCTTTCGATCGCGGTGGGCCGCGATCTGGGCGGCACGGTCGAGATCGACGACGGCCTCAAGGCTGGCATGCAGATCGTCGACAATCCGCCCGACTCCATCGCGGAAGGCGAACTCGTGCGCGTGGGCACCAAGACGAATGGCTAG
- a CDS encoding efflux transporter outer membrane subunit translates to MRAIAGLLGAAALAGCSFAPAYKPPAVATPVAFKENGPWQPAAPADTQLATNAANWWAGFGDPTLDALEQRIAGDNPTLAGALGRYDQARAYLTQARSGLFPTIGVDAALTDNRQSDNRPLRGAGQPDLYPIDQVGGSFGYELDLWGRVRNGVRAGRAAAEASGDDAAALKLSLQAQLAAAYLTLRGHDQQMKLLSATVDAYAQANAMTDRRFQGGIANALDTGRAGAQLAEAQAQLEDVKAARALVEHAIASLVGEPASNFSIAPALIDFTQPVVPVGLPSTLLQRRPDVAAAERRMFAANATIGVTKAAFFPAISLSGQGGFQNTGIPGLLTAPNLFWSIGPSTVLTLFDGGRRRGQLAAARAGWEQATANYRAEVLRAFQETEDQLALLHHLGDEQVAEDRAMQQAALAERTATNRFTKGAVDYLDVVTAQTTALRIRRTAIDLHTRRLQATVRLIAAIGGNWQPVTGGS, encoded by the coding sequence ATGCGCGCCATTGCCGGCTTGCTGGGCGCCGCCGCGCTGGCCGGCTGCTCGTTCGCGCCGGCCTACAAGCCGCCGGCGGTGGCCACTCCCGTTGCGTTCAAGGAAAATGGGCCGTGGCAGCCGGCGGCGCCTGCCGACACGCAGTTGGCGACGAACGCCGCCAATTGGTGGGCCGGGTTCGGCGATCCCACGCTCGACGCGCTGGAGCAGCGGATCGCCGGCGACAATCCCACGCTGGCCGGTGCGCTCGGTCGCTACGATCAGGCGCGCGCCTATCTGACGCAGGCGCGTTCCGGACTGTTTCCGACCATCGGCGTCGATGCCGCGCTGACCGACAATCGCCAATCGGACAATCGGCCGCTGCGCGGCGCCGGTCAGCCGGATCTCTACCCGATCGATCAGGTCGGCGGCAGCTTCGGCTACGAGCTCGATCTGTGGGGGCGCGTGCGCAACGGCGTGCGCGCCGGCAGGGCGGCCGCCGAAGCCAGCGGTGACGATGCCGCCGCGCTGAAGCTCAGCCTGCAGGCGCAGCTCGCCGCCGCCTACCTGACGTTGCGCGGGCACGATCAGCAGATGAAACTGCTCTCGGCCACGGTCGACGCCTACGCCCAGGCCAACGCCATGACCGACCGCCGCTTTCAGGGCGGCATCGCCAACGCGCTCGATACCGGCCGCGCCGGCGCGCAGCTGGCCGAGGCGCAGGCGCAGCTCGAGGACGTCAAGGCGGCGCGCGCGCTGGTCGAACATGCGATCGCCAGCCTGGTGGGCGAGCCCGCGTCGAATTTCTCGATCGCGCCGGCATTGATCGATTTCACCCAGCCGGTCGTCCCGGTCGGCTTGCCCTCGACCCTGCTCCAGCGTCGCCCCGACGTCGCCGCTGCCGAACGGCGCATGTTCGCCGCCAACGCCACGATCGGCGTGACCAAGGCCGCCTTCTTCCCGGCGATCTCGCTCAGCGGGCAGGGGGGCTTCCAGAATACCGGCATCCCCGGCCTGCTGACCGCGCCCAACCTGTTCTGGTCGATCGGGCCGAGCACGGTGCTGACCCTGTTCGACGGTGGGCGCCGTCGTGGCCAGCTCGCCGCCGCGCGCGCCGGGTGGGAGCAGGCGACCGCCAATTATCGTGCGGAGGTGCTGCGCGCCTTCCAGGAAACCGAGGACCAGCTCGCCTTGCTCCACCATCTCGGCGACGAGCAGGTGGCGGAGGATCGCGCGATGCAGCAGGCGGCGCTGGCCGAGCGCACCGCCACCAATCGCTTCACCAAGGGGGCGGTCGACTATCTCGATGTGGTCACGGCGCAGACGACGGCGTTGCGCATCCGCCGCACCGCGATCGACCTGCATACCCGGCGGCTGCAGGCGACGGTGCGGCTGATCGCGGCGATCGGCGGCAATTGGCAGCCGGTCACCGGCGGGAGCTGA
- a CDS encoding sensor histidine kinase, whose amino-acid sequence MRLLPRSLAGRLLVTAALAIMVALLVAAVAIGHVFERFVMENLDQRLDAQLVVVARAVRADGSLDPNAAVDVPPFDRPGSGWAWQVIAPGGTLRSASLGGTNLVALTEQEREHHHHDGLRPRPFEGLGSDGQPVHGRAVLIATAAGPAELMAAGPRRMVERPLRAATTPLLLSIALLGIVLTVAVLIQLRLGLRPLKRLQAMLVEVREGRRDRVEVDEPSELLPLVAELNALLDTNEAQLARARLHVANLAHGLKTPLATLRLDLAEGARDADGRLAAQVCRLEDQIRHHLARARSEEGRAALRSSTPLAPALDGLAVAMHRLHAERTIEAVVDVPDALGVRCDPQDLDEALGNLIDNAWRHARQTVNIRADMEAGHARIEIADDGAALSDAKLAALQDGTMRADERGGGHGQGVRIARELIELHGGRLRFARAASGGLVARIELPAGQR is encoded by the coding sequence GTGAGGCTGCTGCCACGCTCGCTGGCGGGGCGGCTGCTCGTCACCGCGGCCTTGGCCATCATGGTCGCATTGCTCGTCGCCGCGGTGGCGATCGGCCATGTGTTCGAGCGGTTCGTGATGGAGAATCTCGATCAGCGGCTCGACGCGCAGTTGGTGGTGGTGGCGCGCGCCGTCAGAGCTGACGGAAGCCTCGACCCGAACGCCGCGGTCGATGTGCCGCCGTTCGACCGGCCCGGCAGCGGCTGGGCATGGCAGGTGATCGCGCCCGGCGGCACGCTGCGCTCCGCATCGCTCGGCGGTACGAATCTGGTCGCGCTCACCGAGCAGGAGCGCGAACATCACCACCATGACGGACTGCGGCCCCGACCGTTCGAGGGGCTTGGATCGGATGGCCAGCCGGTCCATGGCCGGGCCGTCCTCATCGCCACCGCGGCCGGCCCCGCCGAACTGATGGCCGCCGGGCCGCGCCGCATGGTCGAGCGCCCGCTGCGCGCCGCCACGACGCCGCTGCTGCTGTCGATCGCATTGCTGGGCATCGTCCTGACGGTGGCGGTGCTGATCCAGCTTCGACTGGGATTGCGGCCGTTGAAGCGGCTGCAGGCGATGCTCGTCGAGGTACGCGAAGGCCGCCGCGACCGCGTCGAAGTGGACGAGCCGAGCGAATTGCTGCCGCTCGTCGCAGAACTCAATGCATTGCTCGATACCAACGAGGCACAACTTGCCCGTGCGCGCCTGCACGTCGCCAATCTCGCGCACGGCCTCAAGACCCCGCTCGCGACGCTTCGGCTGGATCTGGCCGAAGGCGCGCGCGACGCCGACGGACGGCTGGCGGCACAGGTCTGCCGGCTCGAGGACCAGATCCGGCACCATCTGGCCCGCGCCCGTTCGGAAGAGGGTCGCGCTGCGCTACGCTCTTCCACGCCGCTGGCGCCTGCGCTCGACGGGCTGGCCGTTGCCATGCACCGGCTCCACGCCGAACGGACGATCGAAGCCGTGGTGGATGTGCCGGACGCACTAGGGGTGCGTTGCGATCCGCAGGATCTCGACGAGGCGCTCGGCAACCTGATCGACAATGCCTGGCGCCATGCCCGGCAAACGGTGAACATTCGCGCGGATATGGAAGCCGGGCATGCGCGCATCGAGATCGCCGACGATGGCGCAGCGCTCAGCGACGCCAAACTCGCGGCACTGCAGGATGGAACGATGCGCGCCGACGAACGGGGCGGCGGCCATGGCCAGGGCGTTCGCATCGCCCGCGAGCTGATCGAGCTCCACGGCGGCCGGCTAAGGTTTGCGCGCGCGGCGTCCGGCGGGCTCGTGGCACGGATCGAACTGCCCGCAGGGCAGCGTTAG
- a CDS encoding efflux RND transporter permease subunit — MLQLVKLALSKPYTFVVLAILILISGITAWLRTPTDIFPDIKIPVIAAVWTYNGLPPEDMSGRVVRYYEQQLSSTVNDIEHIESQSMNGVAVVKIFFQPNVDIRTASAQVTAASQTVLKQLPPGITPPQILQYSASTVPILQLALSSKTLSEQSIFDAGQNFIRPALAAVPGSAIPTPYGGRVRQIQIDLDPAALQARHLSATDVGLALAAQNQIVPAGTTKIGQYEYYFRLNNSPAVIDRLNDLPIKTVDGVTVFMRDVAHVRDGSPPQQNVVHVDGARSVLMTILKAGSSSTIAIVDGVKATLPKLKETLPSDLNIQALSDQSLFVKAAVSGVVREGAIAATLTSLMILLFLGSWRSTVIIAASIPLAILAAVAALAVAGETLNVMTLGGLALAVGILVDDATVTIENINWHLEQGKTVRQSILDGAEQIVRPALVSLLCICIAFVPMFFLPGVAGFLFAPMAEAVVFAMIASFILSRTLVPTMGNYLLREHATEHTAEIMATHDAMAGRPKSRNPLRRFQQGFEHGFERVATYYQQILAFALARRAGFVPAFLAVVLISFALIPLLGRNFFPTVDAGQISLHVRAPVGTRLEESSALFGRIEDRIRSAIPRDQIVSIVDNIGQPVSGINNAYSNTGTIGPQDGDILVTLSEHHRPTADYVRDLRRILPESFPGSSFAFLPADIISQILNFGAPAPIDVKISGPDVKAGDAYAHEIAAKMAQIAGLADVRVQQANDYPALAFDVDRSQADRLGITENDVTRAISTNLAGSLQIAPTFWLNPKNGVSYPIVVQTPQYRTDSLAKMDNLPVTGAGQSAQILGALGTLRREPAPAVVSHYAVQSSYDIYATTQGRDLGAVAGDIQKLLDATVKDQPKGSTVRLMGQVQTMNTAFTGLIVGLAGAILLIYLLIVVNFQSWVDPAVIVSALPAALAGIVWMLFATHTPLSVPALTGAIMCMGVATANSVLVISFARERLAATGDALAAATEAGAARFRPVLMTALAMIIGMAPMALGMGEGGEQNAPLGRAVIGGLICATIATLVFVPVVFSIAHRRERPHPAAENEPHATGEFVHAE, encoded by the coding sequence ATGCTCCAGCTCGTCAAACTTGCGCTCTCCAAGCCCTACACGTTCGTCGTGCTGGCGATCCTGATTCTGATCTCCGGAATCACGGCATGGTTGCGCACGCCGACCGACATCTTTCCGGACATCAAGATCCCGGTAATCGCGGCGGTATGGACCTATAACGGCCTGCCGCCAGAGGACATGTCGGGCCGCGTCGTCCGTTATTACGAGCAGCAACTGTCGAGCACGGTCAACGATATCGAGCATATCGAGAGCCAGTCGATGAACGGCGTCGCGGTGGTGAAGATCTTCTTCCAGCCGAACGTCGACATCCGCACCGCCTCGGCCCAGGTGACGGCTGCCTCGCAGACGGTGCTGAAGCAGCTTCCGCCGGGCATCACGCCGCCGCAGATCCTGCAATATTCCGCCTCGACCGTGCCGATCCTGCAGCTGGCTTTGTCGTCCAAGACGCTGTCGGAGCAGAGCATCTTCGACGCCGGTCAGAACTTCATCCGCCCGGCGCTGGCCGCCGTGCCCGGCTCGGCCATTCCCACGCCCTACGGCGGCCGCGTGCGCCAGATCCAGATCGATCTCGATCCGGCGGCGCTGCAGGCGCGGCATCTTTCGGCGACCGACGTCGGCTTGGCGCTCGCCGCGCAGAACCAGATCGTGCCCGCCGGTACGACCAAGATCGGCCAGTACGAATATTATTTCCGCCTCAACAACAGCCCGGCGGTGATCGATCGCCTGAACGATCTGCCGATCAAGACGGTCGACGGCGTCACCGTGTTCATGCGCGACGTGGCGCACGTCCGCGACGGTTCGCCGCCGCAGCAGAATGTGGTGCACGTCGACGGCGCACGCTCGGTGCTGATGACCATCCTCAAGGCGGGTTCATCCTCGACCATCGCGATCGTCGACGGGGTGAAGGCGACGCTGCCGAAGCTCAAGGAAACGCTGCCGTCGGACCTGAACATCCAGGCCCTGTCCGATCAGTCGCTGTTCGTGAAGGCGGCGGTGTCGGGCGTGGTGCGCGAGGGCGCGATCGCCGCTACGCTCACCTCGCTGATGATTCTGCTGTTCCTCGGCTCGTGGCGTTCGACCGTCATCATCGCCGCCTCGATCCCGCTCGCGATCCTCGCCGCCGTCGCGGCGCTGGCGGTGGCGGGCGAGACGCTCAACGTGATGACGCTCGGCGGCCTCGCGCTGGCGGTTGGCATCCTCGTCGACGACGCCACGGTGACGATCGAGAACATCAACTGGCACCTCGAACAAGGCAAGACCGTTCGCCAGTCGATCCTCGACGGCGCGGAGCAGATCGTGCGGCCCGCGCTCGTGTCGCTGCTGTGCATCTGCATCGCCTTCGTGCCGATGTTCTTCCTGCCGGGCGTCGCCGGCTTCCTGTTCGCGCCGATGGCCGAAGCGGTGGTGTTCGCGATGATCGCCAGCTTCATCCTCTCGCGGACGCTGGTGCCGACGATGGGCAATTACCTGCTGCGCGAGCATGCCACGGAGCACACCGCCGAGATCATGGCGACCCACGATGCGATGGCGGGCCGGCCGAAGAGCCGCAATCCGCTTCGCCGCTTCCAGCAGGGGTTCGAGCATGGGTTCGAGCGGGTCGCGACATATTACCAGCAGATCCTCGCCTTCGCGCTCGCGCGCCGGGCCGGCTTCGTGCCCGCCTTCCTCGCGGTCGTGCTGATCTCGTTCGCGCTGATCCCGCTGCTCGGCCGCAATTTCTTCCCGACGGTCGATGCCGGGCAGATCAGCCTGCACGTGCGCGCGCCGGTCGGCACGCGGCTCGAGGAGAGCTCGGCTTTGTTCGGGCGGATCGAGGATCGCATCCGGTCGGCGATCCCGCGCGACCAGATCGTCTCGATCGTCGACAATATCGGCCAGCCGGTTTCCGGCATCAACAATGCCTATTCCAATACGGGCACGATCGGTCCGCAGGATGGTGACATCCTCGTCACCCTGTCCGAGCATCACCGCCCGACCGCCGATTATGTGCGCGACCTGCGCCGCATCCTGCCGGAAAGCTTTCCCGGCTCGTCCTTCGCCTTCCTGCCGGCCGACATCATCAGCCAGATCCTGAACTTCGGCGCGCCGGCCCCGATCGACGTGAAGATTTCGGGCCCCGACGTGAAGGCCGGCGATGCCTATGCCCACGAGATCGCTGCGAAGATGGCGCAGATCGCCGGCCTGGCGGACGTGCGCGTGCAGCAAGCTAATGATTATCCTGCCTTGGCCTTCGATGTCGATCGCAGCCAGGCCGATCGTCTCGGCATCACCGAGAACGACGTCACCCGCGCCATCTCGACCAATCTGGCCGGCAGCCTGCAGATCGCGCCTACCTTCTGGCTGAACCCCAAGAATGGCGTCTCCTACCCGATCGTCGTCCAGACGCCCCAATATCGCACCGACAGCCTCGCCAAGATGGACAATCTGCCTGTTACCGGCGCCGGCCAGTCGGCACAGATACTGGGCGCGCTCGGCACGTTGCGTCGCGAGCCCGCGCCGGCGGTGGTGTCGCATTATGCGGTCCAGTCCTCCTACGATATCTATGCGACCACGCAGGGCCGTGATCTCGGCGCGGTGGCGGGCGACATCCAGAAGCTGCTGGACGCGACCGTCAAGGATCAGCCCAAGGGTTCGACCGTCCGGCTGATGGGGCAGGTGCAGACGATGAACACCGCCTTCACCGGCCTGATCGTCGGGCTCGCCGGCGCGATCCTGCTCATCTACCTGCTGATCGTCGTCAATTTCCAGTCGTGGGTCGATCCGGCGGTGATCGTCTCGGCGCTACCGGCGGCACTGGCCGGCATCGTCTGGATGCTGTTCGCCACGCACACCCCGCTGTCGGTGCCGGCGCTGACCGGCGCGATCATGTGCATGGGCGTCGCCACCGCCAATTCGGTCCTCGTCATCAGCTTCGCCCGCGAGCGGCTGGCCGCGACCGGCGACGCGTTGGCAGCCGCGACCGAGGCCGGCGCCGCCCGCTTCCGCCCGGTGCTGATGACCGCGCTGGCGATGATCATCGGCATGGCGCCGATGGCGCTCGGCATGGGCGAGGGCGGCGAGCAGAATGCGCCGCTGGGCCGCGCCGTGATCGGCGGCCTCATCTGCGCGACCATCGCCACGCTCGTCTTCGTCCCCGTCGTCTTCAGTATCGCCCACCGTCGCGAGCGGCCCCATCCCGCCGCCGAAAACGAGCCCCATGCCACCGGAGAATTCGTCCATGCAGAGTGA
- a CDS encoding trans-3-hydroxy-L-proline dehydratase, giving the protein MRSSKVLHVVSCHAGGEVGDVIVGGVMPPPGDTLWEQSRFIARDERLRNFVLNEPRGGVFRHVNLLVPPKNPAACAGFIIMEPADTPPMSGSNSICVATVLLETGIVAMEEPVTRFVLEAPGGLVEIVADCRDGKAARINVTNLPSFADKVGVALEVPGLTTLTVDTAYGGDSFVIVDAAALGFAIAPDEARDLAELGMKLTQAANEQIGFAHPENADWTHVSFCLFARPLADDDGATTMAHAVAIRPGKIDRSPTGTAVSANMAVLHAKRRMRVGDRYRARSIIGSVFDGQIMGATDAGGRPAIHPRLSGSAWITGTHQLLLDPADPWPEGYRLSDTWPGA; this is encoded by the coding sequence GTGCGCAGCTCGAAGGTTCTGCATGTCGTAAGCTGCCATGCCGGAGGCGAGGTTGGCGATGTAATCGTGGGTGGCGTGATGCCGCCGCCCGGCGATACGTTGTGGGAGCAATCGCGGTTTATCGCCCGCGACGAGCGCCTCCGCAACTTCGTCCTCAACGAGCCGCGCGGCGGCGTCTTCCGCCACGTCAATCTGCTGGTGCCACCCAAAAATCCGGCCGCCTGCGCTGGTTTCATCATCATGGAGCCGGCCGACACGCCGCCAATGTCCGGGTCGAACTCGATCTGCGTGGCCACGGTCCTGCTCGAGACCGGCATCGTGGCGATGGAGGAGCCGGTCACCCGCTTCGTGCTCGAAGCACCGGGCGGGCTGGTCGAGATCGTGGCCGATTGCCGCGACGGCAAGGCCGCGCGCATCAACGTCACCAATCTGCCCTCGTTCGCCGACAAGGTCGGCGTGGCGCTCGAGGTGCCGGGGCTGACGACGCTGACCGTCGATACCGCTTATGGCGGCGACAGCTTCGTGATCGTCGATGCGGCCGCGCTCGGCTTCGCGATCGCGCCCGACGAGGCGCGCGACCTTGCCGAGCTCGGCATGAAACTCACGCAGGCGGCGAACGAGCAGATCGGCTTCGCGCACCCCGAGAACGCGGATTGGACGCATGTGTCATTCTGCCTGTTCGCCAGGCCGCTCGCCGACGACGATGGCGCGACTACCATGGCGCATGCGGTCGCGATCCGTCCGGGCAAGATCGATCGATCGCCGACCGGCACCGCGGTCTCGGCCAACATGGCGGTGCTGCACGCCAAGCGACGGATGCGCGTCGGAGACCGGTATCGCGCGCGCTCGATCATCGGATCCGTCTTCGATGGACAGATAATGGGAGCGACGGACGCTGGCGGCCGGCCGGCGATCCATCCGCGCCTTTCGGGCAGCGCATGGATCACCGGCACGCACCAGTTGCTGCTCGACCCGGCCGACCCCTGGCCCGAAGGCTACCGCCTGTCGGATACGTGGCCAGGGGCCTGA
- a CDS encoding sensor histidine kinase: MPSERLRLRDIRGTSTFRLTVLLGGVFAIGLTVLIGLVYFLTARELTARNDRILHAQAARLLSIAAADLPRQLNAELARSTGFTHMALLAADGEHIAGDIRVDRPIRPGHAVELNSPLGPIRIIAIRTRWGETILVGRDIAQIHYLRGRVLLILVTGGIVTLVGLTAAAVLLSIGPLRRVRDLEQAAREIAGGRMEVRMPIAGRGDELDQIAGTVNLMVDEIGRVIAQVKGVTDAVAHDLRTPLAHVRAHLLALARLPEAAPIAAAALADLDAVLQRFAALLRIAEIEAGARRARFEPIDLALLAAEAVELYEPLAEEGGIVLRLEAPLPAPVHGDRLLLLEALSNLIDNAIKFAKATITVSVASDPNGATLSVIDDGAGIPVGERQAVLRRFHRGANAAGVPGNGLGLSIVAAVGHLHGFELRLEDSAPGLAVRLHAASQVKII, translated from the coding sequence ATGCCGTCTGAGCGCCTGCGCCTGCGCGATATCCGGGGCACCAGCACCTTCCGTTTGACCGTGCTGCTGGGCGGAGTGTTCGCGATCGGTCTGACCGTTCTGATCGGCCTGGTGTATTTTTTGACGGCGCGCGAGCTGACGGCGCGTAACGATCGTATTCTCCACGCGCAGGCGGCCCGGCTCCTCTCCATCGCGGCGGCCGATCTGCCGCGTCAGTTGAATGCCGAACTCGCCCGCAGCACGGGCTTCACGCATATGGCGTTGCTCGCCGCCGACGGCGAGCATATCGCCGGCGACATCCGGGTCGATCGCCCGATCCGGCCCGGCCACGCGGTCGAGCTCAATTCGCCGCTCGGCCCGATCCGGATCATCGCGATCCGCACGCGATGGGGCGAAACGATCCTCGTCGGGCGCGACATTGCCCAGATCCACTATCTGCGCGGGCGTGTTCTGCTGATCCTCGTGACAGGCGGTATCGTGACCCTGGTCGGCCTGACCGCCGCGGCGGTGCTTCTGTCGATCGGCCCCCTTCGCCGCGTGCGCGATCTGGAGCAGGCCGCGCGCGAAATCGCCGGCGGGCGCATGGAGGTGCGCATGCCGATCGCCGGGCGCGGCGACGAGCTCGACCAGATCGCCGGCACGGTCAACCTGATGGTGGACGAGATTGGTCGCGTCATCGCGCAGGTGAAGGGGGTGACGGATGCGGTCGCGCACGATTTGCGCACGCCGCTGGCGCATGTTCGCGCCCATCTCCTCGCGCTTGCGCGCCTGCCCGAGGCAGCGCCGATCGCTGCGGCTGCGCTCGCCGACCTCGATGCGGTGCTCCAGCGCTTCGCAGCGTTGCTGCGCATCGCCGAGATCGAGGCGGGCGCCCGCCGCGCGCGGTTCGAACCGATCGATCTCGCGTTGCTCGCCGCCGAGGCGGTGGAGCTCTACGAGCCGCTGGCGGAGGAGGGGGGCATCGTGCTGCGGCTCGAAGCGCCGCTGCCGGCCCCGGTGCATGGCGATCGGCTGTTGCTGCTGGAGGCCCTCAGCAACCTGATCGACAATGCGATCAAGTTCGCAAAGGCGACCATCACCGTATCGGTGGCGTCGGACCCGAACGGGGCCACGCTGTCGGTGATCGACGACGGCGCCGGCATCCCGGTGGGCGAGCGGCAGGCGGTTCTGCGCCGTTTCCATCGGGGCGCGAATGCTGCGGGCGTTCCCGGCAACGGCCTTGGCCTCAGCATCGTTGCGGCGGTCGGGCATCTCCACGGCTTCGAGCTGCGGCTTGAGGATTCCGCGCCTGGACTCGCCGTCCGGCTTCATGCGGCGAGCCAGGTGAAAATCATTTAA